The Campylobacter concisus sequence TAAGTCCAAAATCATTCATCCCAGCTCCTTTTCAAGATCATCTAAATGTATCGTTTTTTCATCTTTGGTTTCTAAATTTTTATACCAAATTTTATTCTCTTTCATCTCATTTTCGCCTACACAAAGGAAAATTTTTACATTTTTATTGTCAGCATTTTGCAGATGTTTTTGAAGTTTTTTAGCTTCATATGAAATTTCAACCTGATATTTTTTGCGAAGCTTTGTGCCAAGATTATAGATAAAATCAATATTCGCCGCATCAAGCGCGCAAAGATAAATTCCAGCTCGCTCATTCTCAGCTTCACCTAAAATTTCCATTATTCTCTCAACGCCCATCGCAAAGCCAACGCCATAACTTGCTCTACCGCCAAGATATTCAACAAGCCTGTCGTATCTGCCTCCGCCTGCGACTGCACTTTGTGAGCCAATCTCGTCGCTGATAAACTCAAACGCCGTCTTGCAGTAGTAGTCTAGCCCACGAACTAGCTTAGTATCTATCTCAAATTTAACGCCATTTGCCGTTAAAATTTCTTGTAGTTTTTCAAAATCAGCCTGTGCTTCGTCGCTTAGACTATCAGTGATAACTGGGGCGTTTTTATAAATTTCTTGGCAACTCTCAACCTTGCAGTCAAGCACGCGGATAGGGTTTAAAAGCTTGCGCCTTTTGCAGTCTTCGCAAATTCTGTCGTCATTTTCATCTAGAAATTTAACAAGTTTTTCTTTGTAAGACTTCATCGAGCTCTCGTCGCCAAGTGAGTTGATTTTTAGGGTTGTTTTGATATTTAGTCTATTAAAAATTTCACTCACCATCAAGATAATGCTCGCATCCTCATAGACGCTGCCTTCGCCAAAGCACTCGCAGCCAAACTGATGAAACTCCCTTAAGCGGCCTTTTTGTGGACGCTCGTAGCGAAACATCGAGCCGTGATAAAAGCAGCGCTTTGTCACATTTGCCCTGTCAAGTTTTGCCTCGATAAACGCTCTAACCACGCCAGCTGTGCCCTCAGGTCGCAAACAAACGTCGTTTCCGCCTTTGTCTTCAAACTGATACATCTCTTTGCCCACGATGTCACTGCTCTCACCGACACTTCTTTTAAAAAGTGCTGTCTCCTCGAGGTGCGGGGTTAAAATTTGCTCATATCCGTAGTTTTTTGCGACTTCCTCGCAGGTTTTGATTATCCGTGCGTAAAGTTTTGCACGAGCTGGAAGCATATCTTTCATGCCACGAAGTGCCGTTATCATCGCATTATCCTTTTTATTTTTTGTGATTTTACTTAAAATTTATAAAATTTTCTATCTCTTTTGAAATTAGCTCTATGCTTTTAGATGCGTCTATAAAAAGCGTTACAAAGCCATTTTTGATGAGAATTTGCTTCATCAGACTTTGCACTTTTAAAAGATACTCTAGCCCGCGAGCCTCGATC is a genomic window containing:
- the hisS gene encoding histidine--tRNA ligase — its product is MITALRGMKDMLPARAKLYARIIKTCEEVAKNYGYEQILTPHLEETALFKRSVGESSDIVGKEMYQFEDKGGNDVCLRPEGTAGVVRAFIEAKLDRANVTKRCFYHGSMFRYERPQKGRLREFHQFGCECFGEGSVYEDASIILMVSEIFNRLNIKTTLKINSLGDESSMKSYKEKLVKFLDENDDRICEDCKRRKLLNPIRVLDCKVESCQEIYKNAPVITDSLSDEAQADFEKLQEILTANGVKFEIDTKLVRGLDYYCKTAFEFISDEIGSQSAVAGGGRYDRLVEYLGGRASYGVGFAMGVERIMEILGEAENERAGIYLCALDAANIDFIYNLGTKLRKKYQVEISYEAKKLQKHLQNADNKNVKIFLCVGENEMKENKIWYKNLETKDEKTIHLDDLEKELG